A genome region from Stenotrophomonas maltophilia includes the following:
- a CDS encoding helix-turn-helix transcriptional regulator translates to MRVEPADIEALFDAIPDVLFFIKDLQGRYTHVNQTMLRRLGLRARKDVIGRTAAEIYPTGLSADYVDQDARVLSGEVIENLMELHLFANREPGWCLTCKRPLVVDGAIEGLIGISRDLGQKDSLGTQYEQLRLALAHLNAHYAENVRMQTLLDITGFSLSKLERSFRKVFQMTPQQVLTRLRIQMAMHLLHGDESIASIGQACGFSDQSAFTRKFKAETGFSPRAYRARIGGNVGEPALA, encoded by the coding sequence ATGCGAGTCGAGCCCGCCGACATCGAAGCCCTGTTCGACGCCATCCCGGATGTGCTGTTCTTCATCAAGGATCTCCAGGGGCGTTACACCCACGTCAACCAGACCATGCTGCGGCGGCTGGGCCTGCGCGCGCGCAAGGACGTGATCGGGCGCACGGCGGCCGAAATCTACCCGACCGGCCTCAGTGCGGACTACGTCGATCAGGACGCCCGCGTGCTGTCCGGTGAGGTCATCGAGAACCTGATGGAGCTGCACCTGTTCGCCAACCGCGAACCGGGCTGGTGCCTGACCTGCAAGCGCCCGCTGGTGGTCGATGGGGCCATCGAGGGGCTGATCGGCATTTCCCGCGACCTTGGCCAGAAGGACAGCCTGGGTACCCAGTACGAACAGCTGCGGCTGGCACTGGCCCACCTCAACGCGCACTACGCCGAGAACGTGCGCATGCAGACTCTGCTGGACATCACCGGCTTTTCGCTGTCCAAGCTGGAGCGCAGCTTCCGCAAGGTGTTCCAGATGACCCCGCAGCAGGTGCTGACCCGGCTGCGGATCCAGATGGCCATGCACCTGCTGCACGGTGACGAGAGCATCGCCAGCATCGGCCAGGCCTGCGGTTTCAGCGACCAGAGCGCCTTCACCCGCAAGTTCAAGGCTGAAACCGGTTTCTCGCCGCGCGCCTACCGTGCCCGTATCGGCGGCAACGTCGGCGAGCCTGCACTGGCCTGA
- a CDS encoding serine aminopeptidase domain-containing protein, translated as MNAVMLPVVMLPGLDGTSLLSAHFVEAMQARGIQMQVLPLPARGQQDYTTLASILRPQLPASPFVLLAESFAGPLAIELAAAGLPGLRGLVLSTTFARRPVPLPAASARILAPAWPLPPLALMARLLLGQWRTRANLRELGLAITRVPAATLRQRAAATLQVDVRALLPELVLPTLCLHATQDRLLWPPSVAELQALLPDARHVSLEGPHLLLQARADAAAAEVAAWMTTLSH; from the coding sequence ATGAATGCTGTGATGCTGCCGGTCGTGATGCTGCCGGGCCTGGATGGCACCAGCCTGCTGTCGGCACACTTCGTGGAGGCAATGCAGGCGCGAGGCATCCAGATGCAGGTGCTGCCGTTGCCCGCGCGGGGGCAACAGGACTACACCACGTTGGCGTCGATCCTGCGCCCGCAGCTTCCCGCATCTCCTTTCGTGCTGCTGGCCGAATCGTTCGCCGGGCCACTGGCCATTGAACTGGCGGCGGCCGGGCTGCCTGGATTGCGTGGGTTGGTACTGAGTACGACCTTCGCACGGCGGCCGGTGCCGCTGCCTGCGGCAAGCGCACGGATACTGGCTCCGGCGTGGCCGTTGCCGCCACTCGCGTTGATGGCCCGGCTGCTGCTGGGGCAGTGGCGGACGCGCGCGAACCTGCGCGAGCTGGGCCTGGCAATCACGCGGGTACCGGCTGCAACCCTGCGCCAACGTGCTGCGGCGACACTGCAGGTGGACGTTCGTGCACTGCTGCCGGAACTCGTGTTGCCGACGCTGTGCCTGCACGCCACGCAGGACCGCTTGCTGTGGCCGCCCAGCGTGGCCGAGCTGCAGGCCCTGTTGCCCGATGCCCGCCATGTGTCGTTGGAGGGCCCACATCTGCTGCTGCAGGCGCGCGCTGATGCAGCGGCAGCCGAAGTTGCCGCGTGGATGACGACGTTGTCGCACTGA
- a CDS encoding VOC family protein — MLRSRPFLMFTGQAEAALALYAEAFADFRLLALQRHPDGAGAGAGVPGQVRQAIFLLGGTHYLCFDSLDVHDFTFSPSISLFVECSGAEQFDRAARVLGEGGHWLMPVGDYDFSNRYGWVQDRFGVSWQLSLGQMPDP; from the coding sequence ATGCTGCGCAGCCGTCCCTTCCTGATGTTCACCGGCCAGGCCGAGGCCGCGCTGGCCCTGTACGCCGAAGCCTTTGCCGATTTCCGCCTGCTGGCCCTGCAACGCCATCCTGATGGCGCCGGCGCCGGCGCCGGCGTGCCCGGGCAGGTCCGCCAGGCCATCTTCCTGCTCGGTGGCACCCACTACCTGTGCTTCGATAGCCTGGACGTGCACGATTTCACCTTCTCGCCATCGATCTCGCTGTTCGTGGAGTGCTCCGGCGCCGAGCAGTTCGATCGCGCCGCGCGCGTGCTGGGCGAGGGCGGCCACTGGTTGATGCCGGTGGGCGACTATGACTTCAGCAACCGCTACGGTTGGGTGCAGGACCGCTTCGGGGTGTCGTGGCAGTTGAGCCTGGGGCAGATGCCGGACCCGTGA
- a CDS encoding amino acid permease, translating to MPNSIPTASPSRLGHSLKPRQLIMMGLGSAIGAGLFLGSGVGVQAAGPAVLVSYLVAGALVIIVMNALGEMAAAKPTSGAFSVYAADAMGATAGATVGWLWWVQLVIVIAAEAVGAAGLLATVWPAVPVPMAALAFMLFFTAINLLGVKNFGEFEFWFAILKVAAILAFIAIGVALLMGWLPQVTSPGLSNFTEHGGFAPKGLAGIGAALLVVVFAFGGTEIVAVAAAETEDPERSIARAIRTVAWRILVFYIGSLSVIIAVVPWTSEALKSPFAAVLDIARIPGAGTAITLIAVIALLSALNANLYGASRMMYSLAQRREAPAVLGWTDPRQVPVIAVLASVLFGFAATVMELLFPDRVLPVLLNIVGSTCLLVWTLSLVSQLVLRRRADRLGTRLPFRMAGFPWLTVCALAILALIFGLLLSESHTRLQFLSMVALTATIAAGSAIARRMREA from the coding sequence ATGCCCAACTCGATTCCGACCGCTTCGCCGTCCCGCCTCGGGCATTCGCTCAAGCCCCGCCAGCTGATCATGATGGGCCTGGGCAGCGCCATCGGCGCCGGCCTGTTCCTCGGCTCGGGCGTGGGCGTGCAGGCGGCCGGTCCGGCGGTGCTGGTGTCGTATCTGGTCGCTGGCGCGCTGGTGATCATCGTGATGAACGCACTGGGCGAAATGGCGGCGGCCAAACCGACCAGTGGCGCGTTCTCGGTCTATGCCGCCGATGCCATGGGCGCCACCGCCGGTGCCACCGTGGGCTGGCTGTGGTGGGTGCAGCTGGTGATCGTGATCGCTGCCGAAGCGGTGGGGGCGGCCGGTCTGCTGGCCACCGTCTGGCCAGCGGTACCTGTACCGATGGCGGCGCTGGCCTTCATGCTGTTCTTCACTGCGATCAACCTGCTCGGGGTGAAGAACTTCGGCGAGTTCGAATTCTGGTTCGCCATCCTCAAGGTGGCGGCGATCCTGGCCTTCATTGCCATCGGCGTGGCGCTGCTGATGGGCTGGCTGCCGCAGGTCACCTCACCGGGCCTGAGCAACTTCACCGAACATGGCGGTTTCGCACCGAAGGGCCTGGCCGGCATCGGTGCCGCGCTGCTGGTGGTGGTGTTCGCCTTTGGCGGCACCGAGATCGTGGCCGTCGCTGCTGCCGAGACCGAAGACCCGGAACGCAGCATTGCCCGTGCGATCCGCACGGTGGCCTGGCGCATCCTGGTGTTCTACATCGGCTCGCTGAGCGTGATCATCGCTGTGGTGCCATGGACCAGCGAGGCGCTGAAATCGCCGTTCGCTGCGGTGCTGGATATCGCCCGTATCCCGGGCGCGGGCACCGCCATCACCCTGATCGCGGTGATCGCGCTGCTGTCGGCGCTCAATGCCAACCTCTACGGCGCCTCGCGCATGATGTATTCGCTGGCGCAGCGTCGCGAGGCACCGGCGGTGCTGGGCTGGACCGATCCGCGCCAGGTGCCGGTGATTGCCGTGCTGGCCAGCGTGCTGTTCGGTTTCGCCGCCACCGTGATGGAACTGCTGTTCCCGGACCGGGTGCTGCCGGTGCTGCTCAACATCGTCGGTTCCACCTGCCTGCTGGTGTGGACGCTGTCGCTGGTCTCGCAGCTGGTGCTGCGCCGCCGTGCCGACCGCCTGGGCACCCGCCTGCCGTTCCGCATGGCCGGTTTCCCGTGGCTGACGGTGTGCGCGCTGGCGATCCTGGCGCTGATCTTCGGCCTGCTGCTGAGCGAGTCGCACACCCGCCTGCAGTTCCTGTCGATGGTGGCGCTGACCGCTACGATCGCGGCCGGCAGTGCCATCGCCCGGCGCATGCGCGAGGCGTGA
- the gcvP gene encoding aminomethyl-transferring glycine dehydrogenase, producing MSQNTPSLRELEHHNAFVERHIGPNDAEIAQMLDVVGHASLDAMTDAIVPAKIKSPAPLALPESMTEVQALAKIRAIADKNTVLRSFIGQGYYGTHTPNVILRNILENPAWYTAYTPYQAEISQGRMEALINFQTLCADLTGMEIANASLLDEATAAAEAMTLAKRSAKSKSDTFFVHDAVHPQTLELLRTRAEPMGIVLRVGTPAEALEAEAFGLLLQYPDTFGQVGDYKALVDAVHARGGLVAVATDLLALTLLAAPGEWGADIVVGNSQRFGVPFGFGGPHAAFMACRDAYKRSMPGRLIGVSVDAQGNPAYRLTLQTREQHIRREKATSNICTAQVLLAVMASMYAVYHGPEGLTRIARRTHRLASILAAALRNAGVQVGGDFFDTLHVTGVHADEIHAKARAAGYNLRAIDSDSVGISLDETTTRADIVAVAAVFGASLDVDALDASTADALPAGLLRQSAFLTHPVFNTHHSEHELLRYLRSLADKDLAMDRTMIPLGSCTMKLNATAEMIPVTWPEFSQIHPLVPADQALGYKELIDTLEAMLVECTGYDAVSLQPNSGAQGEYAGLLAIRAYHRSRGEGHRDICLIPDSAHGTNPASAQMCGMKVVVTKTDANGNVDVEDIRLNAEKYSDRLAAIMMTYPSTHGVFEEEVVEICEIIHKHGGQVYTDGANMNALVGVAKPGKWGSDVSHLNLHKTFCIPHGGGGPGVGPCAVKEHLATFLPGKLGDNGPVGMVSAASFGSASILPISWMYIAMMGREGLRKATQVAQLNANYIAKRLAPHFKTLYTGRNGLVAHECILDVRPLEKTSGIGAEDVAKRLIDFGFHAPTLSFPVAGTLMVEPTESESLHELDRFINAMIQIREEITAIEDGRLDREDNPLKNAPHTATAVTASEWTHAYPRELAAFPLASLKQSKYWPPVARVDNVYGDKNVMCACIPVDAYKDDEVEA from the coding sequence ATGTCCCAGAACACCCCTTCCCTGCGTGAGCTCGAGCACCACAACGCGTTCGTCGAGCGCCACATCGGCCCCAATGACGCCGAGATCGCGCAGATGCTCGACGTCGTCGGCCACGCGTCGCTGGATGCGATGACCGATGCCATCGTGCCGGCCAAGATCAAGTCGCCGGCGCCGCTGGCGCTGCCGGAGTCGATGACCGAAGTGCAGGCACTGGCGAAGATCCGTGCGATCGCCGACAAGAACACCGTGCTGCGCAGCTTCATCGGCCAAGGCTACTACGGCACCCACACGCCGAACGTGATCCTGCGCAACATCCTGGAAAACCCGGCGTGGTACACCGCCTACACCCCGTACCAGGCGGAAATCTCGCAGGGCCGCATGGAAGCGCTGATCAACTTCCAGACCCTGTGCGCCGACCTGACCGGCATGGAAATCGCCAACGCCTCGCTGCTGGACGAAGCCACCGCCGCTGCTGAAGCGATGACCCTGGCCAAGCGTTCGGCCAAGTCCAAGTCGGACACCTTCTTCGTGCACGACGCCGTGCATCCGCAGACGCTGGAACTGCTGCGTACCCGCGCCGAGCCCATGGGCATCGTGCTGCGCGTCGGCACCCCGGCCGAAGCGCTGGAAGCGGAAGCCTTCGGCCTGCTGCTGCAGTATCCGGATACCTTCGGCCAGGTGGGCGACTACAAGGCGCTGGTCGATGCCGTGCACGCACGCGGCGGCCTGGTGGCCGTGGCCACCGACCTGCTGGCCCTGACCCTGCTGGCCGCCCCGGGCGAATGGGGCGCGGACATCGTGGTCGGCAACAGCCAGCGTTTCGGCGTGCCGTTCGGCTTCGGTGGCCCGCACGCCGCCTTCATGGCCTGCCGTGACGCCTACAAGCGCTCGATGCCGGGCCGCCTGATCGGTGTTTCGGTCGATGCCCAGGGCAACCCGGCCTACCGCCTGACCCTGCAGACCCGCGAGCAGCACATCCGCCGCGAGAAGGCGACTTCCAACATCTGTACCGCGCAGGTGCTGCTGGCGGTGATGGCCTCGATGTACGCCGTTTACCACGGCCCGGAAGGCCTGACCCGCATTGCCCGCCGCACCCATCGCCTGGCCTCGATCCTGGCCGCAGCGCTGCGCAATGCCGGCGTGCAGGTCGGTGGCGATTTCTTCGACACCCTGCATGTCACCGGCGTGCATGCCGATGAGATCCATGCCAAGGCCCGCGCCGCCGGCTACAACCTGCGCGCGATCGACAGCGACTCGGTCGGCATCAGCCTGGACGAAACCACCACCCGCGCCGACATCGTTGCCGTGGCGGCCGTGTTCGGTGCCTCGCTGGACGTCGACGCGCTGGATGCCAGCACCGCCGACGCGCTGCCGGCCGGCCTGCTGCGCCAGTCCGCGTTCCTGACCCACCCGGTGTTCAACACCCACCACAGCGAGCACGAGCTGCTGCGCTACCTGCGTTCGCTGGCCGACAAGGACCTGGCGATGGATCGCACGATGATCCCGCTGGGTTCGTGCACCATGAAGCTCAACGCCACCGCCGAGATGATTCCGGTGACCTGGCCGGAGTTCTCGCAGATCCACCCGCTGGTGCCGGCCGACCAGGCGCTGGGCTACAAGGAACTGATCGACACGCTGGAAGCGATGCTGGTCGAATGCACCGGCTACGACGCAGTCAGCCTGCAACCGAATTCCGGCGCGCAGGGTGAGTACGCCGGCCTGCTGGCGATCCGCGCCTACCACCGCTCGCGCGGCGAGGGCCACCGCGACATATGCCTGATCCCGGATTCGGCACATGGCACCAACCCGGCTTCGGCGCAGATGTGCGGCATGAAGGTCGTGGTGACCAAGACCGACGCCAACGGCAACGTTGACGTCGAGGACATCCGCCTCAACGCCGAGAAGTACAGCGACCGCCTGGCCGCGATCATGATGACCTACCCGTCCACGCACGGCGTGTTCGAGGAAGAAGTTGTCGAGATCTGCGAGATCATCCACAAGCACGGCGGCCAGGTGTACACCGACGGCGCCAACATGAACGCCCTGGTCGGCGTCGCCAAGCCGGGCAAGTGGGGTTCGGACGTTTCACACCTGAACCTGCACAAGACCTTCTGCATCCCGCACGGCGGTGGTGGCCCGGGCGTCGGCCCGTGCGCGGTCAAGGAGCACCTGGCCACGTTCCTGCCGGGCAAGCTGGGTGACAACGGTCCGGTCGGCATGGTCAGCGCCGCCAGCTTCGGCAGTGCATCGATCCTGCCGATCAGCTGGATGTACATCGCGATGATGGGCCGTGAAGGCCTGCGCAAGGCCACACAGGTCGCGCAGCTCAACGCCAACTACATCGCCAAGCGCCTGGCCCCGCACTTCAAGACCCTGTACACCGGCCGCAACGGCCTGGTGGCGCATGAGTGCATCCTGGACGTTCGTCCGCTGGAGAAGACCAGCGGCATCGGCGCCGAGGACGTGGCCAAGCGCCTGATCGACTTCGGCTTCCATGCCCCGACCCTGAGCTTCCCGGTGGCTGGCACGCTGATGGTCGAACCGACCGAGAGCGAGTCGCTGCACGAGCTGGACCGCTTCATCAACGCGATGATCCAGATCCGCGAGGAAATCACCGCGATCGAAGACGGCCGCCTGGACCGCGAGGACAACCCGCTGAAGAACGCGCCGCACACCGCGACCGCGGTGACCGCCAGCGAGTGGACCCATGCCTACCCGCGCGAACTGGCCGCCTTCCCGCTGGCCAGCCTGAAGCAGAGCAAGTACTGGCCGCCGGTGGCCCGCGTCGACAACGTGTACGGCGACAAGAACGTGATGTGCGCCTGCATCCCGGTCGATGCCTACAAGGACGATGAAGTCGAGGCGTAA